Proteins from a genomic interval of Asterias rubens chromosome 16, eAstRub1.3, whole genome shotgun sequence:
- the LOC117301116 gene encoding lectin L6-like, which yields MMKFICLVLLLCTAQSTLGAWQKIDGGLKHVSVGRAGVWGVNNNDNIYYRRDTYGDNENPGTTWTQIAGGLKQVDVGDDMVWGVNSNDDIFYRSDINEGDQDGAEWVKIDGKLKHISVSQKGHVWGVNSGDKIYHRIGVSGCSKAGSSWKLIAGGLKQISVGSSGVWGVNSGDQIFYRQGTFGDPVEDTDGSGWTNVAGGLKYISSAEVVYGVNAGDSIYYRAGVCEETPVGTSWVQIAGGLKQIESLSPVVWGVNSNANIYTKEDDA from the exons ATGATGAAATTCATTTG TTTGGTGTTGCTCCTATGCACTGCGCAGTCCACTTTGGGGGCGTGGCAGAAAATCGACGGGGGTCTGAAACACGTCTCAGTCGGCCGAGCTGGTGTATGGGGCGTCAACAACAATGACAACATCTACTACCGCAGAGATACATACGGAGACAATGAAAACCCGGGAACAACCTGGACTCAAATCGCAGGAGGACTGAAACAAGTCGATGTTGGTGACGACATGGTCTGGGGTGTCAACTCCAATGATGATATCTTCTATCGATCTGACATCAATGAAGGCGATCAAGACGGGGCTGAATGGGTCAAAATTGATGGAAAATTGAAGCATATTAGTGTCAGCCAAAAGGGGCATGTTTGGGGGGTGAACTCCGGTGATAAGATCTATCACCGTATCGGGGTTAGTGGTTGCAGCAAAGCAGGCTCAAGCTGGAAACTGATCGCGGGTGGGTTGAAGCAAATTTCAGTTGGTAGCTCGGGTGTTTGGGGAGTCAACTCCGGTGATCAAATCTTCTACCGTCAGGGGACCTTCGGGGACCCGGTCGAAGACACCGATGGGTCCGGCTGGACCAATGTGGCTGGCGGTCTCAAGTACATCAGCTCCGCTGAAGTGGTGTATGGTGTCAATGCAGGGGATTCGATCTACTACCGTGCAGGTGTCTGTGAGGAAACCCCAGTGGGTACATCTTGGGTGCAGATTGCTGGAGGGCTGAAACAGATTGAGTCACTATCACCTGTTGTCTGGGGCGTCAACTCAAACGCTAATATCTACACAAAAGAAGATGATGCTTAA